The following are encoded together in the Phaseolus vulgaris cultivar G19833 chromosome 9, P. vulgaris v2.0, whole genome shotgun sequence genome:
- the LOC137822772 gene encoding putative glycerol-3-phosphate transporter 5, giving the protein MQSESLSQTPALKLFPGLKPPHKTLLFHQICVLVITFLAYASFHASRKPPSIVKSVLGPTVPSNATQVPILSSYDTGWPPFNGTQGTYRLGELDLAFLTSYSVGMYLAGHIGDRIDLRLFLVFGMMGSGFFTILFGLGYWLNVHALGFFVGVQIVCGVFQSIGWPCVVAVVGNWLGESKRGLIMGVWNSHTSVGNIIGSVVASGVLEFGWGWSFVVPGLLIILVAILVFLFLVVSPESMGFVHPGMDIEMSVDTKNVENLKKGESEETKLIESDNSDTSSAIGFLEAWKLPGVASFAFCLFFSKLVAYTFLYWLPYYIKHTAVAGVHMSHKTAGLLSTIFDMGGVLGGITAGFISDLIEARAITSILFLFLSMPTLALYRIFGSLSMLMNIILMFLSGFLVNGPYSLITTAVAADLGTQSVNDRNSRALATVTAIIDGTGSVGAALGPLLAGYISTRGWNSVFFMLILSIFFAGLFLIRIARTEIREKLSGK; this is encoded by the exons ATGCAATCCGAGAGTTTGAGCCAGACTCCAGCTCTGAAACTCTTTCCTGGCCTGAAACCCCCTCACAAAACCCTACTATTCCACCAAATATGTGTTCTTGTTATCACATTCCTTGCATATGCTTCCTTCCATGCCTCTAGGAAGCCCCCTAGCATTGTCAAGAGTGTTCTGGGACCCACAGTGCCATCGAATGCAACTCAAGTTCCCATTTTGAGTTCCTATGATACAGGGTGGCCCCCTTTCAATGGAACCCAAGGTACTTACAGGCTGGGCGAGCTTGATCTCGCATTCCTTACTTCTTACTCTGTTGGCATGTATTTGGCTGGTCACATTGGGGATAGGATTGATTTGAGGTTGTTTCTTGTATTTGGGATGATGGGTAGTGGCTTTTTTACCATACTTTTTGGGTTAGGTTATTGGTTAAATGTTCATGCGTTGGGGTTTTTTGTTGGTGTTCAGATTGTTTGTGGAGTGTTTCAGTCAATTGGATGGCCTTGTGTGGTTGCAGTTGTGGGGAATTGGCTAGGGGAATCGAAGAGAGGCTTGATAATGGGGGTATGGAATTCGCATACCTCGGTGGGGAATATCATTGGTTCAGTGGTGGCTTCAGGGGTTTTGGAGTTTGGCTGGGGTTGGTCCTTTGTGGTGCCTGGGCTCCTGATAATTTTGGTGGCGATTTTGgtgtttttgtttcttgttgTGAGCCCTGAGAGTATGGGATTTGTGCATCCTGGAATGGACATCGAAATGAGTGTTGACACAAAAAATGTAGAGAATCTGAAGAAAGGGGAATCGGAGGAAACTAAGCTTATTGAGTCGGATAATTCAGATACTTCTTCTGCAATTGGGTTTTTGGAGGCATGGAAGTTACCAGGAGTGGCTTCGTTTGCTTTCTGTCTCTTTTTCTCCAAGCTAGTGGCTTATACCTTTTTGTATTGGTTGCCCTACTACATAAAGCACACTG CTGTTGCGGGTGTGCATATGTCACACAAAACTGCTGGGTTACTATCTACCATATTTGACATGGGGGGAGTCCTAGGTGGAATCACAGCTGGTTTCATTTCTGACTTGATTGAAGCACGTGCTATTACTTCAATTCTGTTCCTGTTTCTATCAATGCCAACACTGGCTTTATATCGCATTTTTGGGAGCCTCTCCATGTTGATGAACATCATTTTAATGTTTCTTTCGGGGTTTTTGGTGAATGGTCCATATTCGCTCATCACAACCGCTGTTGCTGCTGATCTTGGTACGCAAAGCGTGAATGATCGGAATTCCCGAGCACTGGCTACCGTTACTGCAATAATAGATGGCACCGGTTCTGTTGGGGCTGCCCTTGGACCACTTTTGGCTGGATATATTTCTACTAGGGGATGGAACAGTGTCTTTTTTATGCTCATTCTGTCTATTTTCTTTGCTGGTTTATTCTTGATTCGTATTGCAAGAACTGAGATAAGAGAGAAGCTTTCAGGAAAGTGA